One Brassica napus cultivar Da-Ae chromosome A1, Da-Ae, whole genome shotgun sequence genomic region harbors:
- the LOC106347387 gene encoding probable inactive receptor kinase RLK902 translates to MTPSMASSLSTFLSILLLLSLPIPSTQDLAADKSALLSLRSAVGGRTFLWNTEQTTPCNWTGVACDGANRVTALRLPGFALSGNIPEGIFGNLTNLRTLSLRLNALTGSLPLDLGACADLRRLYLQGNRFSGEIPPLLFGLSNLVRLDLGENEFTGEISSGFKNLTRLKTLYLENNKLSGSLLDLGLGLGLGLGLDQFNVSNNSLNGSIPKSLQKFDSDSFLGTSLCGKPLGACSDEGTVPSQPISVGNIPGKRKSKLSGGAIAGIVIGCVVGFLLIILVLMVLFRRKGDERTRAVDVETIKQLEIEVPGEKTAVEANEPSTAAVNSSGARKLVFFGNATKVFELEDLLRASAEVLGKGTFGTAYKAVLDAATMVAVKRLKDVTMADREFKEKIEVVGAMDHENLVPLRAYYCSGDEKLLVYDFMPMGSLSALLHGNKGAGRSPLDWEVRARIALGAARGLDYLHSQDPLSSHGNVKSSNILLTNSHDARVSDFGLAQLVGSSSATPNRVTGYRAPEVTDPSRVSQKADVYSFGVVLLELLTGKAPSNSVMNEEGMDLARWVHSVEREEWRSEVFDSELMSLERVDSVEGEMEEMLQLGIDCTEQHPDKRPVMVEVVRRIQELRQPGSDLVD, encoded by the exons CgattctcctcctcctctctctccCTATTCCCTCAACACAAGACCTCGCCGCCGACAAATCCGCCCTCCTCTCCCTCCGCTCCGCCGTCGGAGGCCGCACATTCCTCTGGAACACCGAACAAACCACACCATGCAACTGGACCGGCGTCGCTTGCGACGGCGCCAACCGCGTAACCGCCCTCCGCCTCCCCGGCTTCGCCCTCTCCGGCAACATCCCCGAGGGTATTTTCGGAAACTTAACAAATCTCCGCACCCTCAGCCTCCGCCTCAACGCGCTCACCGGAAGCCTCCCCTTAGATCTCGGCGCCTGCGCCGACCTCCGGCGACTCTACCTCCAAGGAAACAGATTCTCCGGCGAGATTCCACCACTCTTGTTCGGTCTCAGCAACCTCGTGAGGCTGGATCTTGGGGAGAACGAGTTCACGGGAGAGATCTCCTCAGGGTTCAAGAACCTCACGAGGCTTAAGACTCTCTACTTGGAGAACAACAAGCTCTCCGGCTCTCTTCTCGatttgggcttgggcttgggcttgggcttgggcctgGATCAGTTCAACGTCTCTAACAACTCCTTGAACGGATCTATACCGAAGAGTCTTCAGAAGTTTGATTCTGATTCTTTTCTCGGGACTTCGCTCTGTGGAAAGCCGCTTGGTGCTTGTAGTGATGAAGGAACTGTGCCGAGTCAGCCTATTTCCGTCGGAAACATTCCCGGGAAGAGAAAGAGCAAACTCTCCGGCGGAGCTATTGCCGGAATAGTGATTGGTTGCGTGGTCGGCTTCCTTCTGATCATTCTTGTTTTGATGGTTCTCTTCCGGAGAAAGGGAGACGAGAGAACAAGAGCCGTCGACGTTGAAACCATCAAGCAGCTTGAGATCGAAGTTCCCGGCGAGAAAACAGCGGTGGAAGCAAACGAGCCATCCACGGCGGCTGTGAACAGCTCAGGGGCGAGGAAGTTAGTCTTCTTTGGGAACGCGACGAAGGTTTTCGAGCTGGAGGATCTGCTGAGAGCTTCTGCGGAGGTTCTTGGGAAGGGGACGTTCGGGACGGCGTACAAGGCGGTGCTTGACGCGGCGACGATGGTGGCGGTGAAGAGGCTGAAGGATGTGACGATGGCGGATAGAGAGTTCAAGGAGAAGATTGAGGTTGTTGGGGCGATGGATCATGAGAACTTGGTGCCGCTGAGAGCTTATTATTGCAGTGGAGACGAGAAGCTGCTTGTGTATGACTTCATGCCTATGGGAAGCTTGTCTGCTCTCTTACACG GAAACAAAGGCGCAGGACGGAGTCCACTAGACTGGGAAGTCCGAGCACGTATCGCTCTTGGAGCAGCTCGTGGACTAGACTATCTACACTCGCAAGATCCATTGAGCTCTCACGGAAACGTCAAGTCTTCCAACATCCTCTTAACAAACTCACACGACGCACGGGTCTCTGATTTCGGCCTGGCTCAGCTCGTCGGCTCATCATCCGCGACTCCAAACCGGGTTACCGGGTACCGTGCCCCGGAAGTAACTGACCCTAGTCGTGTCTCGCAGAAGGCGGATGTGTATAGTTTTGGTGTGGTGCTGTTGGAACTGCTCACGGGGAAGGCGCCGTCTAACTCGGTGATGAATGAGGAAGGGATGGACTTGGCGAGGTGGGTGCACTCGGTGGAGAGGGAAGAGTGGAGGAGTGAGGTTTTTGACTCGGAGCTGATGAGTTTGGAGAGGGTGGACTCGGTGGAAGGAGAGATGGAGGAAATGCTGCAGCTGGGGATTGACTGTACGGAGCAGCACCCTGACAAGAGGCCGGTGATGGTGGAGGTGGTGAGGAGGATCCAGGAGTTGCGCCAGCCGGGTTCGGATCTGGTGGACTAG